TGCTTTTACATCGGGGTTTCGTGCAGTTCTAAAGTATATGTCTTTTGATTTTAAGTATTCTTGTACACTACCTGCTACAAATTCCTTTCCTTTATCTGTTTGGATCATGAAAGGTTTACGGCCATTACTTcggtcaaaaatatttttaaatccttGCAATACAGACTTGGCAGATTTATCTAATAAGGGTTCAACCCATACATATTTACTTAATACATCTATTACAACAAGGAGAAATGAGACACCATCGttataagtttttaaagattttatttctACAAGATCAGCCTCCCATACATCATCTATATTTGAAACAGTATAATGTAACCTTGGAAATTTACGCCGTGTAGGTCTATGTCTAGTGTAAGTATCCTGAGCAGCTAaccattcatttattttttcttcggGTATATTTTTAGACTGACTCCGCCGTGACTCTCGCATGGATTAAAAGTCCAGCAATCCGCTGGAAGACATTCTTCCGCAATAGAATGGGAAAAATCCAAGAAACGCTTCGAGATGTCTCCTGGAAATTTATTCCAGGAAAACAAAACCCCGCTGACTGCGCTTCAAGAGGTATACCTACGCTAAAACTGAAACAACACGCTCTCTGGTGGCATGGACTAACTTGGCTTCATGAACCAGAATCCTCTTGGCCCACTCTGGAGCCTCCAACCGACAACGCAACGCATCGAGAAGAACGCCAAGGTCTGACACTAGTAACTTGGAAAGCAGAAAATTGCCTGCTCCAACAATTACTGTCGCATTACACGCAGCTGTTTCCACTGCTACGGAAGCTTAGCATCTGGCATCGTGCCATCGACCGCTTTAAAAGAGTTCCACAATCTTCGCTGGCCTACCCGCTTACTCCATCAGACCTGGAGCGCGCTAAATTGACCTTGATTAAGTTCACTCAAGGACAATACTTCGCTAGAGAGATTCACACGCTACAAGATGGTGATGGTCTGCCTAAAAATAACAGCATCACTAAGCTGACTCCGTTCATCGACCATCAGGGGTCCTGAGAGTCGGTGGCCGCTTGAAAAACGCATTGCTGGACCCAGAAGAGAGGCATCCAGCGATTCTACCGCGACAATCACCGcttacatcaattttgattGATGATTCGCACCGCAAAACGCTTCACGGAGGTACTCAGCTTACGCTCGCTGACTTACGCAAGAGTGTCTGGATCATTGGAGGCCGTGTTCCAGCcagatcatttattttacgctGCGTTATCTGCACGAGACACCGTGGAGAACGCGCTCAACAGTTGATGGGTCAACTACCCGCCGCACGAGTACAGCCAACTCGAGCCTTTTTGCATACAGGACTCGACTACGCTGGACCTATCACGCTGAAAACGTTTCAAGGACGTGGAGCAAAAACATACAAAGGCTGGATTGCAGTCTTTGTATGCATGTTCAGTTCAGCTGTACATTTAGAGCTAGTAACTGACTACACCGCTGCCGCTTTCATCGCCGCTTATCGCCACTTCACTAGTCGCCGAGGTATCTGCCACACGCTATATTCAGACTGTGAAACCAATTTTGTAGGAGCAGATAAAGAGCTGAAACGACTATTCGCTGCAGGATCCCGCACATTACGAGAATTATCAACCTTGATCGCTCAAGATGGCACGAACTGGAAATTCAATCCGCCTGGAGCTCCACATTTTGGAGGAAAATGGGAAGCCGCTGtgaaatctatcaaatttcaCCTTCGACGAACAATCGGAGACTCGCTGTTGACGCTTGAGCAATATTCAACGCTACTGGCTCAAATTGAAGCCATATTGAATTCCAGACCGCTCACACCGCTGAATGAAGATCCTGCTGACCTGGCTGTACTGACTCCAGGTCACTTCTTAATCGGACAGTCA
The sequence above is drawn from the Cotesia glomerata isolate CgM1 linkage group LG4, MPM_Cglom_v2.3, whole genome shotgun sequence genome and encodes:
- the LOC123263064 gene encoding uncharacterized protein LOC123263064 → MGKIQETLRDVSWKFIPGKQNPADCASRGIPTLKLKQHALWWHGLTWLHEPESSWPTLEPPTDNATHREERQGLTLVTWKAENCLLQQLLSHYTQLFPLLRKLSIWHRAIDRFKRVPQSSLAYPLTPSDLERAKLTLIKFTQGQYFAREIHTLQDGDGVLRVGGRLKNALLDPEERHPAILPRQSPLTSILIDDSHRKTLHGGTQLTLADLRKSVWIIGGRVPARSFILRCVICTRHRGERAQQLMGQLPAARVQPTRAFLHTGLDYAGPITLKTFQGRGAKTYKGWIAVFVCMFSSAVHLELVTDYTAAAFIAAYRHFTSRRGICHTLYSDCETNFVGADKELKRLFAAGSRTLRELSTLIAQDGTNWKFNPPGAPHFGGKWEAAVKSIKFHLRRTIGDSLLTLEQYSTLLAQIEAILNSRPLTPLNEDPADLAVLTPGHFLIGQSLTAIPEPSLTNLQPARLSHWEQVQQMVQHFWERYYQDCIHRYQAISKWHHRRNQIKVGSVVLITTEDLPPTKWPLAKVIAVHPGEDGQIRVVTVKTVNTELVRPIIKLCVLPLTHEEDDLVDAAANPGENVR